A stretch of the Orcinus orca chromosome 1, mOrcOrc1.1, whole genome shotgun sequence genome encodes the following:
- the CD5L gene encoding CD5 antigen-like, which yields MNKDPQPNRGDADLQPISHFFAESSSRTRLVGGRHRCEGRVEVERDGQWGTVCDDGWDMKDVEVVCRELGCGAATGTPSGTLYKPLAEKDQKVLIQAVSCSGMESKLIHCEQEEDVFDCSHNEDAGAMCEIPETVRLVGGLGRCKGRVEVKHREQWGTVCKAGWNLSAAKVVCRQLGCGRATLTQRCCNKDTQGQGPIWLSEVSCSGQEGNLHDCPSGLWGNNNCTHDEDTWVECEDPFDLRLVGGDTRCSGRLEVLHKGEWGSVCDDGWGEKEEQVVCKQLGCGESIFLSAKARRNFGLGAGRIWLDDVHCSGKEQSLEQCRHRFWGHHNCNHKEDVAVTCLEL from the exons ATCTCCAGCCAATATCTCACTTCTTTGCAGAGTCTTCATCCAGAACGCGACTGGTGGGAGGTCGCCATCGCTGTGAAGGGCGGGTGGAAGTGGAACGGGACGGCCAGTGGGGCACCGTGTGTGATGACGGCTGGGACATGAAAGATGTGGAAGTGGTGTGCCGGGAGCTGGGCTGTGGAGCAGCCACAGGGACACCCAGTGGTACTTTATATAAGCCATTGGcagaaaaagaccaaaaagtCCTCATCCAAGCGGTCAGCTGCAGTGGGATGGAAAGTAAACTGATTCATTGTGAGCAAGAGGAAGATGTTTTTGATTGCTCCCACAATGAGGATGCAGGGGCTATGTGTGAAA TTCCAGAGACTGTGCGGCTGGTTGGTGGCCTTGGTCGTTGCAAAGGGCGAGTGGAGGTGAAGCACCGAGAGCAATGGGGCACCGTGTGCAAAGCAGGCTGGAATCTCTCAGCCGCGAAGGTGGTGTGCCGGCAGCTGGGGTGTGGGAGGGCCACACTGACCCAAAGATGCTGCAACAAGGATACACAGGGCCAAGGGCCCATCTGGCTGAGCGAGGTGTCATGCTCAGGACAAGAAGGAAACCTTCATGATTGCCCTTCTGGGCTCTGGGGGAACAATAACTGCACCCATGATGAGGACACATGGGTCGAATGCGAAG ATCCCTTTGACTTGAGGCTGGTAGGAGGAGACACCCGCTGCTCTGGGAGACTGGAGGTGCTGCACAAGGGCGAATGGGGCTCTGTCTGTGATGATGGctggggagaaaaggaggaacaggTGGTGTGCAAGCAACTGGGCTGTGGGGAGTCAATCTTTCTATCTGCCAAAGCCCGGAGAAACTTTGGCCTTGGAGCTGGCCGCATCTGGCTAGATGATGTTCATTGCTCAGGGAAGGAGCAGTCCCTGGAGCAATGTCGGCACAGGTTCTGGGGGCATCACAACTGCAACCACAAGGAAGATGTGGCCGTGACCTGCTTAG